In Arthrobacter citreus, a genomic segment contains:
- a CDS encoding SDR family oxidoreductase codes for MLRTPPAHQPAATARTALVAGATGIAGAALVDLLVREGWTVLALSRKGMPAPETPDSAEAAGSPGSGAGARVVSVAADLTSPENLTAALKNLHPTHVFFTSWSRQETEAENIAVNSAMVANLLEALEHAPLEHVALMTGLKHYMGPFEAYGEGAMPDTPFSEDEPRLPVDNFYYAQEDVLMAAAERQGFAWSVHRAHTVIGFAVGNAMNMGQTLAAQATLCRELGLPFIFPGSETQWNSVTDMTDAGLLAEHMVWAATDPRTANEAYNVVNGDVFRWRSLWPRLAEWFGVEPAGFDTAPRPLEEQMAGMDAAWEKLAADHGLVERDLGRLASWWHTDADLGRKMEVLTDMSKSRLAGFTGYRRTEDAFTGLFALLRAERLIP; via the coding sequence ATGCTTCGCACTCCCCCCGCACACCAGCCCGCAGCCACAGCGCGCACCGCCCTCGTTGCCGGCGCCACCGGAATTGCCGGCGCCGCACTCGTGGACCTGCTGGTCCGGGAGGGCTGGACCGTTCTTGCCCTGTCCCGGAAGGGAATGCCCGCCCCTGAAACACCCGATTCAGCCGAAGCCGCCGGCTCTCCCGGCTCCGGGGCAGGTGCCCGGGTGGTCTCCGTCGCCGCCGACCTGACGTCGCCGGAGAACCTCACGGCCGCGTTAAAAAACCTGCACCCGACGCACGTCTTCTTCACGTCCTGGTCCCGGCAGGAGACCGAGGCGGAGAACATAGCCGTCAACTCGGCCATGGTTGCCAATCTGCTGGAAGCGCTGGAGCATGCGCCGCTGGAACATGTGGCCCTGATGACCGGCCTCAAGCACTACATGGGTCCCTTTGAGGCGTACGGCGAAGGTGCCATGCCTGACACTCCGTTCTCCGAAGACGAGCCCCGGCTTCCGGTGGACAACTTCTACTACGCCCAGGAAGACGTGCTGATGGCCGCCGCCGAGCGGCAGGGCTTTGCCTGGTCCGTGCACCGGGCGCACACGGTAATCGGATTCGCCGTCGGCAACGCCATGAACATGGGACAGACACTGGCCGCGCAGGCCACCCTGTGCCGGGAGCTTGGCCTGCCCTTCATCTTCCCGGGCTCCGAAACACAGTGGAATTCCGTCACCGACATGACGGACGCCGGCCTGCTGGCCGAGCACATGGTGTGGGCGGCAACGGATCCGCGCACCGCCAATGAGGCCTACAACGTGGTCAACGGCGATGTGTTCCGCTGGCGCTCCCTCTGGCCGCGGCTGGCCGAGTGGTTCGGCGTCGAACCCGCCGGTTTTGACACCGCACCCCGGCCGCTGGAGGAGCAGATGGCCGGAATGGACGCAGCCTGGGAGAAGCTCGCTGCGGATCACGGTTTGGTGGAGCGGGACCTCGGCCGGCTGGCCTCGTGGTGGCACACCGATGCGGATCTTGGCCGGAAAATGGAGGTGCTCACCGATATGAGCAAGAGCCGGCTCGCCGGGTTCACGGGCTACCGCCGCACTGAGGACGCCTTCACCGGGCTCTTTGCCCTTCTGCGGGCCGAGCGCCTCATTCCCTGA
- a CDS encoding CG0192-related protein, with translation MAHIYQADLNPGKMELISAWLPSASWFPGTAELAIERVGSFRFDDPEGDVGLETHLVAAGANVLQVPLSYRGAPLEGAEDHFIGTMEHSVLGRRWVYDACGDPVYAQALAASILSGEGQADQYFENNGVREEIPPTLDVLASGLPDGGELVEGPQPGPADLTVERISTGDWELSVVRVLDLGGEATADPALTAQWNGQDVPVLLAWALPAS, from the coding sequence ATGGCACACATTTACCAAGCAGATCTGAACCCCGGCAAAATGGAACTTATCTCCGCCTGGCTGCCCTCCGCCTCATGGTTTCCCGGCACAGCCGAGCTGGCCATTGAACGCGTGGGTTCCTTCCGGTTCGATGACCCTGAAGGAGACGTGGGCCTTGAAACACATCTTGTGGCAGCCGGCGCCAACGTCCTGCAGGTGCCGCTGAGCTACCGGGGTGCGCCGCTGGAAGGCGCGGAGGACCACTTCATCGGGACCATGGAGCACTCGGTGCTGGGGCGCCGGTGGGTTTATGACGCCTGCGGGGACCCGGTGTACGCCCAGGCGCTCGCGGCGTCAATCCTCTCCGGTGAAGGACAGGCGGACCAGTACTTCGAGAACAACGGCGTTCGGGAAGAGATACCGCCCACCCTTGATGTCCTGGCCAGCGGCCTGCCCGACGGCGGGGAACTGGTGGAGGGCCCCCAACCGGGTCCGGCCGACCTGACGGTGGAGCGGATCAGCACCGGGGACTGGGAGCTTTCAGTGGTGCGGGTCCTGGACCTCGGGGGAGAGGCAACCGCCGATCCTGCGCTGACGGCACAGTGGAACGGCCAGGATGTTCCGGTTCTTCTCGCCTGGGCGCTCCCGGCCAGTTAG
- a CDS encoding vitamin K epoxide reductase family protein: protein MPSSAASQQATRRAAEPHVQERGFAWILLITGVIGWAASAVLVLERLRVYADANYITSCDINPWVSCGTVFQTWQASIFGFPNPLIGIVAFAVVITTAVAMLAGASFKRWYWLGLQAGVTLGMVFVVWLWSQALFDIYVLCIYCIVVWTAMIPMFVFTTIRNMAHGVLPAPAGLVKFTSEWAWVIVALFWVATAASIFFRFINSFLG, encoded by the coding sequence GTGCCGTCCAGCGCCGCCAGTCAGCAAGCCACCCGCCGGGCCGCCGAACCGCATGTCCAGGAACGCGGCTTCGCCTGGATCCTGCTTATCACGGGCGTCATCGGCTGGGCAGCCTCCGCCGTCCTCGTTTTGGAACGGCTGCGGGTCTACGCCGATGCCAACTACATCACCAGCTGCGACATCAATCCCTGGGTGTCCTGCGGCACGGTCTTCCAAACATGGCAGGCCTCGATCTTCGGCTTCCCCAACCCGCTGATCGGGATCGTGGCGTTCGCCGTCGTCATCACCACCGCCGTCGCCATGCTGGCCGGCGCCTCCTTCAAGCGCTGGTACTGGCTGGGGCTGCAGGCCGGAGTCACCCTGGGAATGGTGTTTGTTGTCTGGCTGTGGAGCCAGGCGCTCTTCGACATCTACGTCCTGTGCATCTACTGCATTGTGGTGTGGACTGCCATGATTCCGATGTTTGTCTTCACGACCATCCGCAACATGGCACACGGCGTCCTGCCGGCGCCGGCAGGGCTGGTGAAGTTCACGTCCGAGTGGGCGTGGGTCATTGTCGCCCTGTTCTGGGTGGCCACCGCCGCCTCCATCTTCTTCAGGTTCATCAACTCCTTCCTCGGCTAG
- a CDS encoding Rne/Rng family ribonuclease: MSDALNNDLAANGGLTAGEKTADSAQGESAPTDSTPVKEPVKRATRSRRKSVAASAPAASSDAAEKTAADAKAPADVSAEVPAEAAPAEKPKRVRATRRKTVPAAEAATEASPEAVPEAATAASPEAAEVTAAEATAAEAAAAPETAAPAKAVRRRRAPAKKAADATDTTTVPESAAAPAASPEAAASEPAQPETAEAPAAEAKAAPKTRTRRRPAKAAEKAPDAAAELPGTEAAAEAAADDTAAAPGSAAAEEALPAQTGPAQEETAEADASSSRNPFAVPALPLFHAPDLTAVRAVPVHDEADDADDDDDSADGNRSRRRSRRGRNRARSESPARGEGSGSEAAESDDAAPADGAAGPDSSEGVTSRRRRRRRRGDADLELTGGADDDPPNTVTRVRAPRAHADAPVSDRVTSVKGSTRLEAKKQRRRESRESGRRRHVITEAEFLARRESVDRQMIVRQRDERIQIGVLEDGVLAEHFVSNTQQDSLIGNVYVGKVQNVLPSMEAAFVDIGRGRNAVLYAGEVNWDAAGLDGQPRRIELALKSGDSVLVQVTKDPVGHKGARLTSQISLPGRYLVYVPGGSMTGISRKLPDVERNRLKKILKDHLPQDAGVIVRTAAEGASEEELMNDINRLRAQWETIEAKAKSTKTLAPELLYGEPDLTIKVVRDVFNEDFSKLIVSGDEAWDTIEAYVTYVAPDLVGRLEKWTKDEDIFAASRIDEQIAKALDRKVFLPSGGSLVIDRTEAMTVVDVNTGKFTGSGGNLEETVTKNNLEAAEEVVRQLRLRDIGGIIVIDFIDMVLEANRDLVLRRLVECLGRDRTKHQVAEVTSLGLVQMTRKRMGTGLLEVFGEECEACAGRGVITHEVPVEHRRSTSHNSAGNGAAAHAVSEDNHQQHLRQEKQSRGDRKRNRSRGQGTPQQAAAAAAAADEPVKTEEATNGEAERQAKAKAEAARAALATIAAATAAATAASHDAVEPGDRAAAQQAEAPKVSPEDPTGSEAGDETGTVLKIQGETVVVPRRERRQPVQEESRFTLESLTEAFNEVAAAAAPEGRSAEGRREPDTADAGRGQPAARAPRRSRRSSAAARNVQAPAQSDPAPAWETPAPVQPAAAQPVAAQPVAAQPVAAAAAPVRTPRRRRAAGSPQGASGAEAIQTGGTEPAAAPVAVRHAAAPAAAQKQEKRREPAGGAPVILGVGVPASEL; encoded by the coding sequence ATGAGTGATGCACTGAATAATGACCTAGCAGCCAACGGCGGTCTAACTGCCGGGGAAAAGACTGCGGATTCCGCACAGGGCGAATCCGCACCGACAGATTCCACACCGGTCAAAGAGCCGGTAAAGAGGGCCACTCGCAGCCGCCGCAAGTCGGTGGCTGCTTCTGCACCGGCAGCGTCTTCCGACGCCGCTGAGAAGACTGCAGCCGATGCCAAGGCTCCCGCTGACGTGTCCGCAGAAGTTCCCGCAGAAGCTGCGCCGGCGGAAAAGCCGAAGCGCGTGCGGGCAACACGGCGCAAGACGGTTCCGGCCGCCGAAGCCGCAACCGAGGCTTCCCCCGAAGCCGTGCCGGAAGCTGCAACCGCAGCTTCCCCCGAGGCCGCTGAAGTAACAGCCGCTGAAGCGACAGCCGCTGAAGCGGCAGCCGCACCCGAGACAGCGGCACCCGCGAAGGCCGTGCGCCGTCGTCGTGCCCCTGCCAAGAAGGCAGCGGACGCAACCGACACAACAACGGTTCCCGAGTCTGCAGCCGCCCCGGCCGCTTCGCCTGAAGCCGCCGCTTCGGAACCTGCCCAGCCCGAAACCGCAGAGGCTCCGGCAGCTGAGGCCAAGGCTGCACCGAAGACACGCACCCGCCGCCGCCCCGCCAAGGCCGCCGAGAAGGCTCCGGACGCAGCCGCTGAACTCCCCGGCACTGAAGCGGCAGCGGAGGCCGCGGCAGATGACACCGCGGCCGCCCCCGGTTCCGCCGCCGCAGAAGAAGCCCTTCCGGCGCAGACCGGACCGGCGCAGGAGGAAACCGCGGAAGCTGATGCATCCTCCAGCCGCAATCCCTTTGCAGTGCCGGCGCTGCCGCTCTTCCATGCACCGGATCTGACCGCCGTTCGCGCCGTCCCCGTGCATGACGAAGCGGATGATGCCGATGACGATGACGATTCAGCCGACGGGAACCGCAGCCGCCGCCGCAGCCGCCGGGGACGTAACCGTGCGCGCAGCGAATCCCCCGCACGCGGTGAAGGTTCCGGTTCCGAGGCTGCGGAGTCCGACGATGCTGCTCCCGCAGACGGTGCAGCCGGTCCGGACAGCAGCGAAGGAGTCACCTCCCGCCGCCGCCGTCGCCGCCGCCGCGGTGACGCGGACCTGGAGCTGACCGGCGGAGCGGACGATGATCCGCCCAACACGGTGACCCGGGTCCGTGCCCCGCGCGCCCACGCCGACGCACCCGTTTCGGACCGCGTCACCAGCGTTAAGGGCTCCACGCGCCTTGAAGCCAAGAAGCAGCGCCGCCGGGAGTCCCGCGAGTCCGGACGCCGCCGCCACGTCATCACCGAGGCCGAGTTCCTCGCCCGCCGCGAGTCGGTTGACCGGCAGATGATCGTCCGCCAGCGTGACGAGCGGATCCAGATTGGCGTGCTGGAGGATGGCGTCCTCGCCGAGCACTTTGTCTCCAACACCCAGCAGGATTCACTGATCGGCAATGTCTACGTCGGCAAGGTCCAGAATGTGCTGCCGAGCATGGAAGCTGCCTTCGTGGACATCGGACGCGGCCGCAACGCCGTCCTGTACGCCGGCGAAGTCAACTGGGACGCCGCCGGCCTCGACGGCCAGCCGCGCCGCATTGAGCTGGCGCTGAAGTCCGGGGACTCGGTCCTGGTGCAGGTCACCAAGGATCCCGTGGGCCACAAGGGCGCCCGCCTGACGAGCCAGATCTCGCTGCCGGGCCGCTACCTGGTGTACGTCCCGGGCGGCTCCATGACGGGCATTTCCCGCAAGCTGCCCGACGTCGAGCGTAACCGGCTCAAGAAGATCCTCAAGGACCACCTTCCGCAGGATGCCGGCGTCATTGTGCGCACCGCAGCCGAGGGCGCATCCGAAGAGGAGCTGATGAATGACATCAACCGCCTCCGCGCCCAGTGGGAAACCATCGAAGCCAAAGCCAAGTCCACCAAGACGCTGGCTCCCGAGCTGCTGTACGGCGAGCCGGACCTGACCATCAAGGTGGTCCGCGACGTCTTCAACGAGGACTTCTCCAAGCTGATCGTCTCCGGCGATGAAGCATGGGACACCATCGAGGCCTATGTCACCTACGTGGCACCGGACCTGGTGGGCCGCCTGGAAAAGTGGACCAAGGACGAAGACATCTTTGCCGCCAGCCGCATTGACGAGCAGATCGCCAAGGCGCTGGACCGCAAGGTCTTCCTGCCCTCCGGCGGCTCGCTGGTGATTGACCGCACCGAAGCCATGACCGTGGTGGACGTGAACACAGGCAAGTTCACCGGCAGCGGCGGAAACCTCGAAGAGACCGTCACCAAGAACAACCTCGAAGCGGCTGAGGAAGTGGTCCGCCAGCTGCGGCTGCGCGACATCGGCGGCATCATTGTCATCGACTTCATCGACATGGTCCTTGAAGCTAACCGTGACCTGGTGCTGCGCCGCCTCGTTGAGTGCCTGGGCCGTGACCGGACCAAGCACCAGGTTGCCGAGGTAACGTCCCTGGGCCTGGTCCAGATGACGCGCAAGCGCATGGGAACCGGCCTGCTCGAGGTCTTCGGTGAGGAGTGCGAGGCCTGTGCCGGCCGCGGCGTCATCACGCATGAGGTCCCGGTGGAGCACCGCCGCAGCACCAGTCACAACAGCGCCGGAAACGGTGCGGCTGCCCATGCCGTGTCCGAAGACAACCACCAGCAGCACCTGCGGCAGGAAAAGCAGTCACGCGGAGACCGGAAGCGCAACCGCAGCCGCGGCCAGGGCACCCCGCAGCAGGCTGCGGCAGCGGCAGCCGCCGCCGACGAGCCGGTCAAGACCGAGGAGGCAACCAACGGAGAAGCGGAGCGGCAGGCCAAAGCCAAGGCTGAGGCAGCCCGTGCGGCACTGGCGACCATAGCGGCCGCAACTGCCGCCGCAACGGCTGCGTCGCACGACGCCGTCGAGCCGGGGGACCGCGCCGCGGCTCAGCAGGCGGAAGCACCGAAGGTTTCTCCGGAGGACCCAACAGGTTCGGAAGCCGGCGACGAGACCGGTACCGTCCTGAAGATCCAGGGCGAGACCGTTGTGGTGCCGCGCCGGGAACGGCGCCAGCCGGTGCAGGAGGAGTCCCGCTTCACCCTGGAAAGCCTGACCGAGGCCTTCAACGAAGTTGCGGCCGCTGCTGCTCCGGAAGGACGATCAGCTGAAGGCCGCCGGGAGCCGGACACCGCCGATGCCGGCCGGGGACAGCCCGCTGCCCGGGCCCCCCGCCGGTCACGGCGCAGCAGTGCCGCGGCCCGCAACGTCCAGGCTCCGGCGCAGAGCGATCCGGCGCCGGCCTGGGAAACCCCCGCGCCGGTTCAGCCTGCTGCTGCCCAGCCTGTTGCAGCCCAGCCTGTTGCAGCTCAGCCGGTAGCCGCTGCCGCAGCGCCTGTCCGGACTCCGCGCCGCCGCCGTGCAGCGGGAAGTCCGCAGGGTGCCTCGGGTGCCGAAGCCATCCAGACCGGTGGCACCGAGCCCGCTGCGGCCCCGGTGGCTGTCCGCCATGCCGCGGCCCCGGCTGCCGCGCAGAAGCAGGAGAAGCGGCGTGAGCCCGCCGGCGGCGCTCCCGTGATCCTCGGCGTCGGCGTTCCGGCTTCGGAGCTCTAA
- the rplU gene encoding 50S ribosomal protein L21 has protein sequence MVYAIVRAGGRQEKVSVGDLVTLDRVPGGAGSTFELPALLLVDGDQVTSSAQDLAKVTVTAEIVENFRGPKIVIQKFKNKTGYKKRQGYRSSLTKVKVTSINS, from the coding sequence GTGGTGTACGCGATTGTCCGCGCTGGCGGCCGCCAAGAAAAGGTTTCCGTCGGAGACCTCGTAACCCTGGACCGCGTCCCCGGTGGAGCCGGCAGCACCTTTGAGCTGCCCGCCCTGCTATTGGTTGATGGCGACCAGGTCACCTCTTCCGCACAGGACCTGGCCAAGGTCACCGTGACGGCAGAGATCGTTGAGAATTTTCGGGGTCCGAAGATTGTCATCCAGAAGTTCAAGAACAAGACCGGCTACAAGAAGCGTCAGGGCTACCGCTCCTCGCTGACCAAGGTCAAGGTTACGTCCATCAACTCCTGA
- the rpmA gene encoding 50S ribosomal protein L27, with protein MAHKKGASSTRNGRDSNAQYLGVKRFGGQVVKAGEIIVRQRGTHFHPGEGVGRGGDDTLFALEAGAVEFGSRRGRRVVNIVAAAVAE; from the coding sequence ATGGCACATAAGAAAGGTGCGAGTTCCACTCGCAACGGTCGCGACTCCAACGCCCAGTACCTCGGCGTAAAGCGTTTCGGCGGCCAGGTTGTCAAGGCAGGCGAAATCATCGTTCGCCAGCGCGGCACCCACTTCCACCCGGGCGAGGGCGTTGGCCGCGGAGGCGACGACACCCTGTTCGCGCTCGAAGCCGGTGCAGTCGAATTCGGCAGCCGCCGCGGCCGCCGCGTCGTGAACATCGTGGCTGCTGCAGTAGCCGAGTAG
- the obgE gene encoding GTPase ObgE yields the protein MASFVDRVVLHVSGGTGGHGCVSVKREKFKPLGGPDGGNGGDGGDVILRVDSSATTLLDYHHLPHRHATNGGNGMGDWRNGKTGETLILPVPDGTVVKNKDGEVLADLVGEGSEYIAAAGGQGGLGNSSLSSQKRKAPGFALLGVPGDERDIVLELKSIADIALVGFPSAGKSSLIAAMSAARPKIADYPFTTLVPNLGVVEAGDVRFTVADVPGLIEGASEGKGLGHNFLRHVERCAALVHVLDCAALETDRDPLGDLDIIEQELDKYTVDMSFAGTDGDVVPLNQRPRLVALNKVDVPDGRDMAEFVRPELEKRGYRVFEVSASSHEGLKALGYAMAEIVRDARSAVQAAPPRVKTPTLRVRNADGKGGFSIRREERNLEPLFRVLGDKPVRWVAQTDFTNDEAVGYLADRLAKLGVEDKLFKAGAKPGDAVVIGEGDGVVFDWEPTMIGGAELLAASPRGSDIRIEEFSRPTREEKREDHQQRRDARAAARAELETERRAGIWTESVNYKHNKPAAPAEGE from the coding sequence ATGGCCAGCTTTGTAGACCGCGTAGTACTGCATGTTTCAGGCGGTACAGGCGGCCATGGTTGCGTGTCCGTAAAGCGTGAAAAGTTCAAGCCCCTGGGTGGGCCCGACGGCGGCAACGGCGGCGACGGCGGCGACGTCATCCTGCGTGTTGACTCCAGTGCCACCACCCTGCTCGATTACCACCACCTTCCGCACCGCCACGCCACCAACGGCGGCAACGGCATGGGCGACTGGCGCAACGGCAAGACCGGCGAAACGCTGATCCTGCCGGTGCCGGACGGCACCGTCGTCAAGAACAAAGACGGCGAAGTCCTCGCGGACCTCGTTGGCGAAGGCTCCGAGTACATTGCCGCGGCAGGCGGCCAGGGCGGCCTGGGTAACTCCTCGCTGTCCTCGCAGAAGCGCAAGGCCCCCGGCTTTGCCCTGCTGGGCGTGCCCGGAGACGAGCGGGACATCGTCCTGGAGCTCAAGTCCATCGCGGACATTGCCCTGGTGGGCTTCCCGTCCGCCGGAAAATCATCGCTGATTGCCGCCATGTCGGCGGCCCGGCCGAAGATTGCTGACTACCCCTTCACTACGCTGGTCCCGAACCTGGGCGTCGTTGAAGCCGGCGATGTCCGCTTCACGGTTGCCGACGTCCCGGGCCTCATCGAAGGCGCCTCCGAAGGCAAGGGGCTGGGACATAACTTCCTGCGCCATGTGGAGCGCTGCGCCGCCCTGGTGCATGTGCTGGACTGCGCGGCTCTGGAAACGGACCGCGATCCGCTGGGCGACCTGGACATCATTGAGCAGGAGCTCGACAAGTACACCGTGGATATGAGCTTCGCGGGCACCGACGGCGACGTCGTCCCGCTGAACCAGCGCCCGCGCCTGGTCGCGCTCAACAAGGTGGACGTCCCTGACGGCCGCGACATGGCCGAATTTGTCCGCCCGGAACTGGAGAAGCGCGGCTACCGCGTCTTCGAAGTTTCAGCGTCCAGCCACGAAGGCCTGAAGGCACTGGGTTACGCCATGGCCGAGATTGTCCGTGACGCACGCTCCGCCGTGCAGGCAGCCCCGCCGCGGGTGAAGACCCCCACGCTGCGCGTGCGCAACGCCGACGGCAAGGGCGGGTTCAGCATCCGCAGGGAAGAGCGCAACCTGGAGCCGCTGTTCCGTGTCCTCGGTGACAAGCCGGTTCGCTGGGTGGCGCAGACCGACTTCACCAACGACGAGGCTGTGGGCTACCTTGCCGACCGCCTGGCCAAGCTCGGCGTTGAGGACAAGCTCTTCAAGGCCGGCGCCAAGCCCGGCGACGCCGTGGTGATCGGTGAGGGCGACGGCGTTGTCTTCGACTGGGAGCCGACCATGATTGGCGGTGCGGAGCTTCTGGCTGCATCACCGCGCGGCTCGGATATCCGCATCGAGGAGTTCTCCCGGCCGACGCGCGAAGAAAAGCGCGAAGACCACCAGCAGCGCCGTGACGCACGTGCCGCTGCACGCGCGGAGCTGGAAACCGAGCGCCGTGCAGGCATCTGGACGGAATCCGTGAACTACAAGCACAACAAGCCCGCGGCGCCCGCAGAAGGCGAATAA
- the proB gene encoding glutamate 5-kinase gives MTDNTSSHHPVPAPRRALRSRSGLARAQRIVVKVGSSSLTSVAGGISDEALTGLADVLAARRAQGTEIILVSSGAISAGLAPLGLTKRPTQLSSQQAAASVGQGLLMARYTEAFGKHGVTVSQVLLTIEDLMRRTHHANAHRAMERLLNFGVVPIVNENDTVASHEIRFGDNDRLAALVAHLVKADALILLSDVDALYDGPPSEGAVRIPEVTGQKDLEDVRIGKVGRAGVGTGGMATKVEAATIAAESGIPALVTSTANAAAALAGEDVGTWFTGRGRRQSMRLLWLAHVARLQGTLVVDDGAAKAVADRRRSLLPAGIVSVEGHFEPGDPVAVAGQDGTVIAHGLSNYGSDELPQMLGRSTRELSKELGRAYERAVVHVNDLVVLQDGRHLADPGFPAASGSSVARPETLNTLGA, from the coding sequence ATGACTGATAACACATCATCCCACCACCCTGTCCCTGCACCCCGCCGGGCCCTCCGCTCGCGCTCCGGGCTCGCCCGTGCCCAGCGGATTGTCGTCAAAGTGGGTTCCTCCTCGCTGACATCAGTGGCCGGAGGAATTTCCGACGAAGCGCTGACCGGTCTCGCGGATGTCCTCGCCGCCCGCCGGGCACAGGGCACCGAGATCATCCTGGTGTCCTCCGGCGCCATTTCGGCCGGCCTGGCACCCCTGGGGCTGACCAAGCGCCCCACCCAGCTTTCCTCGCAGCAGGCGGCAGCCTCCGTGGGCCAGGGCCTGCTGATGGCCCGGTACACCGAGGCCTTCGGCAAACACGGAGTGACAGTCAGCCAGGTCCTGCTCACCATCGAAGACCTGATGCGCCGCACACACCACGCCAACGCGCACCGCGCCATGGAGCGGCTGCTGAACTTCGGCGTCGTGCCCATCGTCAATGAAAATGACACCGTGGCCAGCCACGAAATCCGCTTTGGCGACAATGACCGGCTGGCGGCACTGGTGGCGCACCTGGTCAAGGCCGACGCGCTGATCCTGCTGTCCGACGTCGACGCGCTGTACGACGGTCCGCCATCCGAAGGCGCCGTTCGCATCCCCGAGGTGACCGGGCAGAAGGACCTCGAGGACGTCCGGATTGGCAAGGTGGGCCGGGCCGGCGTCGGGACCGGCGGCATGGCCACCAAAGTCGAGGCAGCCACGATCGCCGCGGAGTCCGGGATTCCCGCCCTGGTGACATCCACCGCCAACGCCGCCGCGGCGCTGGCGGGGGAGGACGTCGGAACGTGGTTCACCGGGCGTGGCCGCCGCCAGTCCATGCGCCTGCTGTGGCTGGCCCATGTCGCCCGGCTCCAGGGCACGCTTGTAGTGGACGACGGCGCCGCCAAGGCGGTTGCCGACCGGCGCCGGTCGCTGCTTCCCGCGGGCATCGTCTCCGTTGAGGGACATTTCGAGCCCGGCGACCCGGTGGCCGTGGCCGGCCAGGACGGCACCGTGATTGCCCACGGACTGAGCAACTACGGATCCGACGAGCTGCCGCAGATGCTCGGCCGGTCCACCCGCGAACTGTCCAAGGAACTGGGACGCGCCTACGAACGCGCGGTGGTGCACGTCAATGACCTGGTGGTCCTGCAGGACGGCAGGCACCTGGCCGACCCCGGATTCCCTGCGGCATCGGGTTCCTCCGTTGCACGCCCTGAGACCCTCAATACACTGGGAGCATGA
- a CDS encoding glutamate-5-semialdehyde dehydrogenase produces MSALKTSVTNASETSVTGAGTAADEAVAGIHAAADRARIASRRLARANRAWKDLGLREIGKNLVAKRELILAANAGDVATGRSKGTSAAMLDRLTLTPERIEGLAQALEKLAGLPDPVGSVARGQTLPNGLRLRQVHVPLGVVAAIYEARPNVTVDIAGLALKSGNSVILRGGSAAAQTNAVLVDIIRDSLEAVGLPADAVQGVDAYGRAGANALMKARGKVDVLIPRGGRDLIQTVVANAAVPVIETGEGNVHIYLDRSAPVEMAVDILLNAKTQRPSVCNTVETLLVHRDAEAASDVLAALAAAGVRLHADDRVRAALPAGIESQAAGEDDWGREYMDLDLAVAMVDDMDEALDHIRRWSTGHTEAIITNDLANAERFIAEIDSAAVIVNASTRFTDGGELGLGAEVGISTQKLHARGPMGLRELTTTKWIVQGDGHIRI; encoded by the coding sequence ATGAGCGCCTTGAAGACATCAGTGACGAACGCATCAGAAACGTCGGTGACCGGGGCGGGCACCGCCGCGGACGAGGCGGTGGCCGGGATTCATGCGGCCGCCGACCGCGCCCGCATTGCCTCCCGCCGCTTGGCCCGGGCCAACCGGGCCTGGAAGGACTTGGGCCTGCGGGAAATCGGCAAGAACCTCGTCGCCAAGCGTGAACTGATCCTGGCCGCCAACGCCGGCGATGTCGCCACCGGCCGGTCCAAGGGAACATCGGCGGCAATGCTGGACCGCCTCACCCTGACCCCGGAACGGATCGAAGGCCTGGCGCAGGCACTGGAAAAGCTGGCCGGCCTGCCGGATCCCGTCGGTTCGGTGGCCCGCGGCCAGACGCTGCCCAACGGGCTTCGCCTGCGCCAGGTGCACGTTCCGCTGGGCGTGGTGGCAGCCATTTACGAAGCACGGCCCAACGTCACAGTGGATATTGCCGGGCTCGCACTAAAGAGCGGCAACTCCGTGATCCTGCGCGGCGGCAGTGCCGCGGCGCAGACCAATGCCGTGCTCGTGGACATTATCCGGGACTCCCTCGAGGCCGTGGGGCTGCCGGCCGACGCGGTACAGGGCGTGGATGCCTACGGCCGCGCCGGCGCCAACGCGCTCATGAAGGCCCGCGGCAAGGTGGATGTCCTGATTCCCCGGGGTGGACGGGACCTGATCCAGACAGTGGTCGCCAATGCCGCCGTTCCCGTGATCGAAACCGGCGAAGGAAACGTCCACATTTACCTGGACCGCAGCGCTCCGGTGGAAATGGCAGTGGATATCCTGCTGAACGCCAAGACCCAGCGGCCCAGCGTCTGCAATACCGTCGAAACCCTCCTGGTGCACCGTGACGCCGAGGCGGCCTCCGATGTGCTTGCCGCCCTGGCTGCTGCCGGAGTGCGGCTGCACGCCGACGACCGGGTTCGGGCCGCCCTTCCGGCGGGCATCGAGTCGCAGGCGGCGGGGGAGGACGACTGGGGCCGGGAATACATGGACCTGGACCTGGCCGTGGCCATGGTCGATGACATGGACGAGGCGCTTGACCACATTCGCCGCTGGAGCACCGGGCACACTGAAGCGATCATCACCAACGACCTGGCCAATGCGGAACGCTTCATCGCGGAGATTGACTCGGCCGCGGTCATCGTGAATGCTTCCACCCGGTTTACCGACGGCGGAGAGCTGGGGCTGGGAGCCGAGGTGGGTATTTCCACCCAGAAACTGCATGCGCGCGGACCGATGGGGCTGCGGGAGCTGACAACCACCAAATGGATTGTCCAGGGTGACGGCCACATCCGCATCTAA